TGCACGCAAGCTTAACTCGCTCCGGTATAAGCGTCTGGACGCATTGCAGCCGCTGGCTGGGCCGGTACTCTGATGTACAATAATCGTTCTGAAGGTATACGTCCGACTTCCTCCACCGAATACCTGGGGTATCCTCAGTAATGCAATCATGAAGTGGAGGGAGAGAGGTGAAGTGGCGGTCTAGTTACCACGTAGGCATCCTACTGGCGCTATCACCATGATATTAGCCTGCTTCAACCTCGCCAAGTAAAGAAGGGGACAAGACGCTAGAGAACGTATGCAATCGTGTCTGGCATGAGCCACTAGTAGGACTAATTACGTCTCTTCGACGGCTTATATTAGCAGCATTTATAATCGCGGAGGACATTCTGGACATAGAATAAAAGGAAGGTTCGAGTGCAACTCTACGTGCCTTAGAAAAACGATTATTCATAAGCAGAAAATAACAATTTCTGAGGAGATTCGGAAGATTCCAGCATTAGCTTTTTACACCATGTGAGGTGAGAAGTAAGACACTCATTTACACGATGTAtggtcacatgattccctcaaAGGAAAGAGCATAAAGTGCCGTGGAGATTACTCAGAACGCGGCAGAATTCAGTACGCAGTGCACTAACAATTATGGGGCTAAGACTAATGAGAGACCCCATTCTTGTGGCATCCCTAAGATGTTGGCGTCCGTATCAATTCGGGGTGGCGCCCCTATCAATTGCCTCTATCAAAGGCAGcattgaaagaaaacagGGATTAAAACCTCAAATGTGACAAACGTCTAATCCGGATTCCTCGATTCTACCTATGAGCTGTGGGCTCAAAAGATCCCCATTCAGCCATGTGTCCTCCTTTGACGAAcgaccatgccaatgcaCAAGGTATTGCCGTCTTCCGCCTCGTCGTCGCGTTCGCAAAACATCTACCCCCGCGTTAAAACCTTCCCATTTTGCCTCAAAATCAGCAAGCATTCTCTTGTCTAGAATGTTTTTTCTCGGTTCCCAGGTAGTAATAATGGCATTAGAATCGTCGTACCACTTTACCAGGAAAATGTGCTTTCTCCACCgggcaagcaagcaatccACTCCGCAAACGCCGGCCTCTGTTTCTGCGTGCTGTTTCAGTCCAGTCTTCTGGCGCACATTACGCTGCCCAGGAGAAGCACAACCTTCGGGTTTGCGGCGCTTCCCGGGCAGCATAGCACTTAATCTTTCTCCGCCATATTGTCTCTTCACTAGCGAAGGGCGAAGGTAATAGCCACTCCCAGGTGTGCGGTGACTGTGCAATTGATTCTGAAGATTGTCGCCGGTTGCCTCAAGTCGACTCGTCGTGTTGTCCAAGTTGATGGTTGTCTGGCGACTCTCCCAACGTCTCTGACCACTCAACAGACCTGGGGAAGTAGAGAAAGGAGACGTTTGATGCACTGATTCCTGCTCGTCGCCACCAGCGGGGTTCCCTTGAGCTAGGGCTCTAGTAGTGTGTTCCGCCTTAGATACTTTCGTATGTGTGGATCGGATCACTTCGCCAAAGTTGGTGTCGCCGCCATGAACGGGAATACTCTGGTTCGACGACATCATGCTCGGAATATGCGATCTCGGGTGGCAAGTCGTGGACGCAGGAGCGGTTTGGTGGAGAGAGTTCGCTTGCTGGACAAAGAGACTCCGACCAGATATGAACTCTACAGGAGTCTCTTGCCTAGGAGAACACGACGAAAAGCTCATGCTAGAAGTATGCTGATCTCTGGTCGAAGAGGTCAACTCGTTAGAGTCATTGATAAACTCTGTTGTTttgctggtcttggctggATGCCCGAAATGATCGCTTGATGGAAAAGCCGCCTCTATGGGCGAGTTTAGACCAGAGATTTCCCGGTTGTCACAGGCAAAAACCTCATTTTTTGAGCTCCCTTGCCGTG
The genomic region above belongs to Pochonia chlamydosporia 170 chromosome 2, whole genome shotgun sequence and contains:
- a CDS encoding chromo (CHRromatin organization MOdifier) domain-containing protein — encoded protein: MAARSVQVRHLPDRLGALDDVISISSDCDSDDSLPSISAIVASMSIPRPVRTESISEHSQVMLSGMATASSRQGSSKNEVFACDNREISGLNSPIEAAFPSSDHFGHPAKTSKTTEFINDSNELTSSTRDQHTSSMSFSSCSPRQETPVEFISGRSLFVQQANSLHQTAPASTTCHPRSHIPSMMSSNQSIPVHGGDTNFGEVIRSTHTKVSKAEHTTRALAQGNPAGGDEQESVHQTSPFSTSPGLLSGQRRWESRQTTINLDNTTSRLEATGDNLQNQLHSHRTPGSGYYLRPSLVKRQYGGERLSAMLPGKRRKPEGCASPGQRNVRQKTGLKQHAETEAGVCGVDCLLARWRKHIFLVKWYDDSNAIITTWEPRKNILDKRMLADFEAKWEGFNAGVDVLRTRRRGGRRQYLVHWHGRSSKEDTWLNGDLLSPQLIGRIEESGLDVCHI